Proteins from one Anopheles nili chromosome 2, idAnoNiliSN_F5_01, whole genome shotgun sequence genomic window:
- the LOC128731230 gene encoding glutamyl-tRNA(Gln) amidotransferase subunit B, mitochondrial, with translation MSLSNRLCRYYASAKSAKNNRTKWKSVIGLEVHAQLETVSKLFSGARATFGAAPNSCVSLFDSSVPGTLPVLNKNAVELGVKTALALGCKVNAVSMFDRKHYFYADLPTGYQITQQRAPLARSGSLSFPVFVPGVTKIPYYKTAKLHQLQLEQDSGKSLHDPVERKSLVDLNRAGVPLMELVFEPDLETGEEAAALVKELILILTRLQSCSCRMEEGALRVDANISVHLENTPLGTRTEVKNIGSVRAVAQAVDYEIERQIGILNGGGRITNETRAWDSAARKTVAMRDKEVVQDYRFMPEPNLPPLHLKLHEGSNEDGMIDVPKLQQSIPELPEETRQRIIQHHQLTNAIAVTLVNDNTLYGHFRTIVDEKQTKENHPSPKLVANFLINELLTILNRNKMEPADCSLTSDQLGTIVYMLHENRLNIQYARQVLQALLESNSGDGSATERPKCPIEIVTTNNWFLITDEATIREFCQKAIDRNSSLAEKYRKGKEKMLYALAGEVAKASEQKIDMARAVELLKEMLK, from the exons GACCAAATGGAAGAGCGTCATTGGCTTAGAAGTGCATGCTCAACTGGAAACAGTGTCCAAGCTGTTTTCCGGTGCACGGGCAACATTTGGAGCAGCACCAAATTCATGTGTTTCCTTGTTTGATTCATCTGTACCCGGAACATTACCTGTTCTGAATAAAAATGCAGTAGAGTTAGGGGTGAAAACAGCATTAGCCCTAGGGTGCAAAGTGAATGCGGTGTCCATGTTCGATCGAAAACATTATTTCTACGCCGATCTGCCAACGGGCTATCAGATCACTCAACAAAGGGCACCACTAGCACGTAGTGGTTCCTTATCGTTTCCTGTTTTCGTGCCAGGTGTAACAAAGATACCCTActacaaaacagcaaaacttCATCAGCTGCAATTGGAGCAGGACAGTGGTAAATCCTTGCACGATCCCGTTGAGCGCAAAAGTTTGGTGGACTTAAATCGCGCTGGAGTGCCTCTGATGGAGTTGGTGTTCGAACCGGATCTAGAAACTGGCGAAGAGGCGGCTGCGTTAGTGAAGGAATTGATACTGATTCTTACTAGACTGCAAAGTTGCTCATGTAGGATGGAAG aGGGGGCGTTGCGAGTCGATGCAAATATATCTGTGCATTTAGAAAACACACCCCTTGGGACGCGTACGGAGGTGAAAAATATCGGTTCGGTACGAGCTGTTGCACAAGCGGTTGACTACGAAATAGAACGGCAAATCGGAATTCTCAACGGCGGAGGTAGAATAACCAACGAAACGCGCGCCTGGGACTCCGCTGCAAGGAAAACAGTAGCGATGCGCGACAAAGAAGTAGTGCAGGACTACCGGTTCATGCCTGAACCCAATCTGCCCCCGCTACATTTGAAACTCCACGAGGGAAGCAACGAAGACGGTATGATAGATGTTCCAAAATTGCAACAATCCATACCAGAATTGCCGGAGGAAACGCGTCAAAGGATCATTCAACACCACCAGTTGACCAATGCTATCGCTGTAACGTTGGTG AATGACAACACTTTATATGGCCACTTCCGTACGATTGTTGatgagaaacaaacaaaagagaaTCATCCTTCACCGAAACTGGTGGCAAATTTTCTCATCAACGAATTGCTCACAATTTTGAATCGTAACAAGATGGAGCCGGCAGATTGTAGTCTTACATCCGACCAATTGGGCACGATCGTCTACATGTTGCATGAGAACCGGTTAAACATTCAGTATGCTCGACAAGTCCTCCAGGCGCTGTTAGAGAGTAATTCGGGTGATGGAAGCGCCACCGAACGTCCAAAATGTCCAATCGAAATAGTTACCACAAATAATTGGTTCCTTATCACAGACGAAGCGACTATCAGGGAGTTCTGTCAGAAAGCAATCGACCGCAATTCAAGTCTAGCTGAAAAATACCGAAAAGGCAAGGAGAAAATGCTTTATGCGCTGGCTGGTGAGGTGGCGAAGGCAAGCGAACAGAAGATTGATATGGCGCGGGCGGTAGAGTTGTTAAAAGAAATGTTGAAATAA